One window of Trifolium pratense cultivar HEN17-A07 linkage group LG5, ARS_RC_1.1, whole genome shotgun sequence genomic DNA carries:
- the LOC123887033 gene encoding transcription factor bHLH148-like, with protein MASSMISNTTIPPTTSDRSHRIKRKKKAQSKAQQAQEQQQRLQSHAKWRSQAQQQIYSSKLHQALSRVNLSGGPRRGKAVREAADRVLATAAKGRTRWSRAILTNRLRLKFRKQKRNHNQQKAVGPARSKKARFGVLRLKGKTLPAVQRKVKVLGRLVPGCRKEPLPVILEEAIDYIPALEMQVRAMAALADLLFGSSSSSAAGSSDGSGLPPPS; from the coding sequence ATGGCGTCATCTATGATCTCAAACACAACAATACCACCAACAACAAGTGACCGATCACATAGaataaaaaggaagaaaaaagcCCAATCAAAAGCCCAACAGGcccaagaacaacaacaaaggtTACAAAGCCATGCTAAATGGAGATCACAAGCCCAACAACAAATCTACTCTTCCAAACTCCACCAGGCTTTATCAAGAGTCAACCTTTCCGGCGGGCCTCGCCGTGGCAAAGCCGTCCGGGAAGCCGCCGACAGAGTTCTCGCCACTGCTGCCAAAGGAAGAACACGGTGGAGCAGAGCCATACTCACAAACAGGCTGAGACTCAAATTCAGGAAACAGAAAAGAAATCATAATCAACAGAAAGCTGTTGGGCCGGCCCGGTCTAAAAAAGCCCGGTTCGGTGTTTTACGTCTTAAAGGTAAAACACTTCCAGCGGTTCAGAGAAAAGTGAAAGTATTGGGCCGGTTAGTTCCTGGTTGTAGAAAAGAACCGTTACCGGTTATTCTTGAAGAAGCTATCGATTATATACCGGCTCTTGAGATGCAAGTTCGCGCCATGGCAGCTTTAGCTGATTTACTATTCggctcttcatcttcttccgcCGCCGGCTCTAGTGATGGTTCCGGTTTGCCGCCGCCGAgttaa
- the LOC123886266 gene encoding uncharacterized protein LOC123886266 — translation MFALGWGEGGEAWVWRRHLRVWEEEMLGECQSLLLNIFLQAHSIDRWEWRSDPVTGYSVRGAYQLLITSHTSVTTDVADNLIWHSQVPLKLMVAFLDVERLSRPITYSFPAALLVLFGI, via the exons ATGTTTGCTTTAGGGTGGGGTGAGGGAGGGGAGGCGTGGGTATGGAGGCGGCATCTGAGGGtatgggaggaggagatgttgggggagtgtcagtcgTTACTTCTTAACATTTTCTTGCAGGCTCATTCTATTGATAGGTGGGAGTGGCGCTCAGATCCTGTTACAGGTTATTCTGTTAGAGGAGCATATCAGTTGCTTATTACTTCTCATACTTCAGTCACTACAGATGTTGCGGATAATCTCATTTGGCATTcccaggttcctttgaag CTCATGGTTGCGTTTTTGGATGTGGAGAGGCTGAGTCGGCCCATCACTTATTCATTTCCTGCGGCATTGCTGGttctctttgggatttag